Below is a window of Candidatus Cloacimonadota bacterium DNA.
ATATGATTGCCCATTAAATAAAGTTGAGATTAATGATACAAAAGTTGGAGTAATTACAAATTGTATTGCATATCAGTATGCAAAAGAAGTCTTCCCGAATGCCTCATATCTTAAATTAGGCCTTTCTTTCCCAATGCCTAAAAAACTTATTAAAGAATTTGCTGAAAAAGTTGAAACCCTATATGTTATTGAAGAATTGGAATCATTCTTAGAAGAACAGATTAAAGCTATGGGAATTAAAGTAATTGGCAAAGACAAACTGCCAATTACTTATGAATTCAATACCGATGTTGTTGAAGAGAGTTTGTTGAACAAAAAATCTTATAAAGAAATCAATGTACAAGGCTTACCTCCTCGTCCTCCTTCTCTTTGTCCTGGATGCCCACATAGGGCAGTATTCCACACTCTACATAAACTTAATGTTCATGTTACTGGTGATATTGGGTGTTATACTCTGGGAGGTTTGCCGCCTCTTTCAGCACTTCATACCTGTGTGTGTATGGGAGCAAGCATTGGCAATGCATATGGAATTGAAAGAGCAATGCCCGAAGACCCAACCGGAAAGGTGGTAGCAGTTATTGGAGATTCCACATTCATTCACTCTGGCATCACCGAACTTATTAATGTTGTCTACAATAAAGGTGTGTCAACCATCTGCATTATGGATAACAGTATAACTGCAATGACCGGGCATCAGGACCATCCTGGCACCGGTAAAACTTTGATGGGTGAGAGGACTCACAAACTGGATTTGGTTAAGCTTGTTGAAGCGTGCGGAGTTAAAAAAGAAAATATCCGTCCTGTTAGTGCATTTGATACAAAAAAATTAATGAAGGTATTCAAAGAGGAACTTGCAAAAAGTGAACCATCAGTAGTAATTACACAAGGACATTGTATTTTTATAGAACCAAAAACTAAGAAGTGGAAACTTTTTGAAGTGGATTCCGAGAAATGTAAAGCCTGTGGAATTTGCCTGAAAGTTGGGTGTCCAGCAATTTACACAGATGAAGAGAACAAGGCAGTAATTGACCCGATATTCTGTCTGGGTTGTACAGTTTGCGCCCAGGTTTGCCCATTTGATGCAATTATAGAAGTGGTGAATTAGTAAATTGGTTCACCCCGTTAGATATTAATATTTTTTATAGATGTATTATAT
It encodes the following:
- the iorA gene encoding indolepyruvate ferredoxin oxidoreductase subunit alpha gives rise to the protein MKRLLSGNEAVARGIYEAGVKFASAYPGTPSTEILENVVQYKQDVHCEWAPNEKVAVESAIGASMGGVRSVAAMKHVGLNVAADPFFSMGYIGSNGGIVIISADDPSMHSSQNEQDNRHYARAAKMPCIEPADSQEAKDFMIYAQEISERFDTPVLFRMTTRVCHSKSIVELGERKDIKSKGFERNFSKYVVLPANARKLHLKVEERLKKLEEYGYDCPLNKVEINDTKVGVITNCIAYQYAKEVFPNASYLKLGLSFPMPKKLIKEFAEKVETLYVIEELESFLEEQIKAMGIKVIGKDKLPITYEFNTDVVEESLLNKKSYKEINVQGLPPRPPSLCPGCPHRAVFHTLHKLNVHVTGDIGCYTLGGLPPLSALHTCVCMGASIGNAYGIERAMPEDPTGKVVAVIGDSTFIHSGITELINVVYNKGVSTICIMDNSITAMTGHQDHPGTGKTLMGERTHKLDLVKLVEACGVKKENIRPVSAFDTKKLMKVFKEELAKSEPSVVITQGHCIFIEPKTKKWKLFEVDSEKCKACGICLKVGCPAIYTDEENKAVIDPIFCLGCTVCAQVCPFDAIIEVVN